A window of the Drosophila simulans strain w501 chromosome 2L, Prin_Dsim_3.1, whole genome shotgun sequence genome harbors these coding sequences:
- the LOC6732189 gene encoding uncharacterized protein LOC6732189: MLGVTRSASVPNFSVRSFGAYSSKSHFEASHSVSESTFSEVERFVEAATSINRLPKRRKLSSCIFRTYVCLLLVIQVTLASLQWLGSTYRWKPQLSVANRGLSVLLLLLSWINLTLAFVGFRRLQFTFPLNWIVFGCIFESLTLLVVCLHILEQDLTWPFVLIGIGVLVVYTLLGLWVPGFLTANLWILILASIVVFLVSSVALGVRLQMRYYVPASVCLVFFGPWAMYNSQKLFLCHKRSGYVAHQYLEASAKMFMNYAFTVSGIIFAHRFSVDTLDAPS; encoded by the coding sequence ATGTTAGGTGTAACCAGATCGGCATCAGTCCCAAATTTCAGCGTGCGATCCTTTGGAGCCTATAGCTCCAAGAGCCACTTCGAGGCAAGTCATAGCGTGAGTGAAAGCACGTTCTCGGAAGTGGAGCGTTTTGTGGAGGCTGCCACCAGCATCAACCGACTTCCAAAGAGGCGGAAACTCTCCTCCTGCATTTTCCGAACCTACGTCTGCCTGCTGTTGGTCATCCAGGTGACCCTGGCCTCGCTGCAGTGGCTCGGATCCACGTACCGCTGGAAACCGCAGCTGAGTGTGGCCAACCGCGGCCTGTccgtcctgctgctcctgctttcGTGGATCAACCTGACGCTGGCCTTCGTGGGCTTCCGGCGACTGCAGTTCACCTTCCCGCTCAATTGGATTGTCTTTGGGTGCATCTTTGAGAGCCTCACGCTGCTGGTGGTGTGTCTGCACATTCTGGAACAGGATCTAACGTGGCCATTTGTGCTGATTGGCATTGGCGTGCTGGTTGTCTATACGCTGCTGGGGCTGTGGGTACCTGGATTCCTCACCGCCAACTTGTGGATCCTAATCCTAGCAAGCATTGTTGTCTTCCTGGTCTCTTCAGTGGCCTTGGGCGTCCGCCTCCAGATGCGATACTACGTGCCCGCCAGCGTCTGTTTGGTGTTCTTCGGACCCTGGGCCATGTACAACTCCCAGAAGCTGTTCCTGTGCCACAAGCGGTCTGGTTACGTAGCTCACCAGTACTTGGAGGCGTCCGCCAAGATGTTCATGAATTATGCCTTCACTGTGAGTGGCATTATATTTGCCCACCGCTTCTCGGTGGACACATTGGATGCCCCCAGTTAG
- the LOC6732190 gene encoding uncharacterized protein LOC6732190 — MFNRNAFTLDYAQFYFRAVPISGQQQQQQQQQQHQQLVQQQLLAQQQQQLQIQQLQQQLLLQRLERELQQSYSCLRQRWLTDYAAPHQQHQQIAQQQQLLAAQQLQLQHQQLQHQQQQQQQQQQQYSYYFSRGSTNTDLGLGLGLGFGLGSGNLASWYHLPSTSAHIYIGTTSSGGAPGSAPYPPYPYRSVGGYSGGGYPAAALINFDASPTPLLASAGTSPGYLPPLAIPAALPPPPPAPSVATDYYFSSRSTRTVPPPVPPTPAAVAAAASASAVSTSPFREYGSAAEELQAGYRYKATPRRRYDAYDNYGYLPGFASTTEDEEDLLEECLPQELLSTDCSSLEELRFFHLQEEDEDEDDEEVATQLAHILDLPDFLHPYGGSGRDSLHSHKTPPQHEYQTEHGSAAAGGAGSAGSDGRGGGGGQSQRVLEDQRYQPYQYQQQQQQQHHQQQQQLHQQHQSHFPQQHQHFQPSQQQLQQQSYHSYQYPSQDSCEGFNQFATNAGSCLGNQRMMVSKLWNSCFPEFTPDHVHRHNFYLCQWQRNTQVRIVYLFYRWITAITCLAALVCSLLDIGRTDEHFEHHYAKWWIYLTHWGLLFCTVQAWLAAWIVTQGMMVEREDFEIVRQAKKSRLHHLYWVLYTCATVYAFIVTMCYWLLVHNPEIHKIDALNIMVHVLNTIIMLIDLAIVGHPIKMSHAYFTTGIGLAYAIFTGIYFLAGGTDRKNQTAIYPMMDWTKPGKAIIVTACAIIFTFFVHFCCYLLYRGRVWLFTKLCIRGRHNRDGEMGEGLNDDSGSRMGGGGAGGSAGGGGAAGGSVAGAGAVGSSQDYAHQQQYPIAHTEQPRAGSHQQQQQQPPGSYQLPPQYSGYLQQPVVAGVNVGVISAEGVYQPIGTDTGRTSGGGDGKHKSSSGSAAGTGSGQGQGQGSGSGSGSALTRTVAHLDASQREQFLNPNKIVEYKM; from the exons ATGTTCAAC AGGAACGCCTTCACATTGGATTACGCGCAGTTTTACTTTAGAGCGGTGCCAATTagtggccaacagcagcaacaacagcagcagcaacagcaccagcagctcgtgcagcagcaattgctagcccagcagcagcagcaactgcagatacagcagctgcagcaacaattgctgctgcagcgacTCGAGCGTGAGTTGCAGCAGAGTTACTCGTGCCTGCGGCAACGTTGGCTCACCGACTACGCAGCCCCccatcagcagcatcagcagattgcccagcagcagcagctccttgccgcccagcagttgcagttgcagcaccagcaactgcagcaccagcagcagcagcagcaacaacagcagcagcagtacagCTACTACTTCAGTCGCGGTAGCACCAACACCGATCTGGGTCTCGGACTGGGCCTGGGCTTCGGTCTGGGCAGCGGCAACCTAGCCAG CTGGTACCATCTGCCGTCCACATCGGCGCACATCTATATTGGAACCACCAGCAGCGGCGGTGCCCCGGGCAGCGCACCGTATCCTCCGTATCCGTACCGGAGCGTAGGTGGATATTCCGGAGGAGGTTATCCGGCAGCGGCGCTCATTAACTTCGATGCCTCGCCGACACCGCTGTTAGCGTCAGCGGGAACTTCACCCGGCTATTTGCCACCATTGGCCATTCCGGCAGCCttaccaccaccgccaccggcGCCGAGTGTAGCCACCGATTATTACTTCAGCAGCCGGAGCACACGGACCGTTCCGCCACCGGTACCGCCCACTCCGGCAGCCGTTGCAGCAgcggcatcagcatcagcgGTCTCCACCTCGCCGTTCCGTGAGTACGGGAGCGCGGCGGAGGAGCTGCAAGCTGGCTATCGCTACAAGGCCACGCCACGCAGGCGGTACGACGCCTACGACAACTACGGCTATCTGCCTGGCTTTGCCAGCACCACTGAAGACGAGGAGGACCTGCTCGAGGAGTGCCTGCCGCAGGAACTGCTCTCCACGGACTGCTCGAGTCTCGAGGAACTGCGCTTCTTCCATCtgcaggaggaggacgaggacgaagaCGACGAGGAGGTTGCCACGCAGCTGGCCCACATCCTTGACCTGCCGGATTTTCTACATCCCTACGGCGGCAGCGGCCGGGACAGCCTGCACAGCCACAAGACGCCGCCGCAACACGAGTACCAAACGGAGCACGGCTCAGCCGCAGCGGGAGGAGCAGGATCTGCGGGATCAGACGGtcggggtggtggtggtggtcagtCGCAGCGCGTCCTTGAGGACCAGCGATATCAGCCCTACCAataccaacagcagcaacagcagcagcatcaccagcagcagcagcaacttcaccagcaacatcagtcGCACTTCccacagcaacatcagcactTCCAGccgtcgcagcagcaactgcagcagcagtccTACCACTCGTACCAATATCCCTCGCAGGACAGCTGCGAAGGCTTCAACCAATTCGCCACCAACGCGGGCAGCTGCCTGGGCAATCAGAGAATGATGGTTAGCAAATTGTGGAACAGCTGCTTCCCGGAGTTCACCCCGGACCATGTGCATCGCCACAACTTTTACCTATGCCAG TGGCAACGGAACACGCAGGTGCGCATCGTTTACCTGTTCTACCGATGGATAACGGCCATCACCTGCCTGGCGGCACTGGTCTGCTCCTTGCTGGACATCGGGCGCACGGACGAGCACTTTGAGCACCACTATGCCAAGTGGTGGATCTACTTGACCCACTGGGGACTGCTCTTCTGCACAGTCCAGGCCTGGCTGGCCGCATGGATAGTGACCCAGGGCATGATGGTGGAGCGCGAGGACTTCGAGATCGTGCGGCAGGCGAAGAAGAGTCGCCTGCACCACTTGTACTGGGTGCTCTACACCTGTGCCACTGTCTATGCGTTCATCGTCACCATGTGCTATTGGCTACTGGTCCACAATCCTG AAATCCATAAGATCGATGCGCTAAACATAATGGTCCATGTGCTCAACACGATTATAATGCTCATCGATTTGGCCATCGTGGGGCATCCGATCAAGATGAGCCACGCCTACTTTACCACTGGCATTGGCCTGGCCTACGCCATATTCACGGGAATCTATTTCTTGGCCGGCGGAACAGACAG GAAAAACCAAACTGCCATCTACCCGATGATGGACTGGACCAAACCGGGCAAGGCGATCATAGTGACGGCCTGTGCGATCATCTTTACGTTCTTCGTTCACTTCTGCTGTTACCTCCTTTACCGCGGACGAGTCTGGCTCTTCACCAAGCTATGCATCCGTGGACGGCACAATCGGGATGGTGAAATGGGTGAGGGCCTGAACGATGACTCCGGTTCCCGGATGGGCGGTGGCGGTGCCGGAGGATCAGCcggtggcggaggagcagctggtggCTCGGTGGCTGGCGCTGGCGCTGTGGGCAGCAGCCAGGACTACGCCCATCAGCAGCAGTATCCCATTGCCCACACGGAGCAGCCGCGGGCGGGCagccaccaacagcagcagcagcagccgccgggCAGTTACCAGCTGCCGCCACAGTATTCCGGATATCTCCAACAACCAGTGGTCGCCGGCGTCAATGTGGGTGTGATCAGTGCAGAGGGCGTTTACCAGCCCATTGGCACGGATACTGGACGCACCAGTGGCGGCGGCGATGGCAAGCACAAGTCCTCCTCGGGATCAGCAGCTGGAACAGGATCGGGTCAGGGTCAGGGACAGGGATCGGGTTCGGGTTCGGGCTCGGCACTGACGCGCACCGTAGCCCATTTGGATGCGTCGCAACGGGAGCAGTTCCTCAATCCCAACAAAATCGTCGAGTACAAGATGTAA
- the LOC6732188 gene encoding uncharacterized protein LOC6732188, with the protein MNDQPVDGVVRLRLKVSQWIYGIAVLFIVLAIGLLILPGLFRRYLLVPDVVATYCFFVIGLVTLCVYVNVTWLRRKFPFNWIVSCCIAACLALGTVCTLSNQRTGHVLLLSMEILVMMSLLLLVGSYLLPECPAVAYLFLTWFIFVVLSSVLMVAVCVHVSDQMFSYEVAIHFVLWQVICPLIVFQAQVISGYWENLPPILDRPLCSTMLLFDFLACYIFLDSADDVGFEFYYAGQSENQKFLSRSVKSQWEMFMDSN; encoded by the coding sequence ATGAATGATCAGCCAGTCGATGGCGTCGTGCGCCTCCGTCTCAAGGTGTCCCAGTGGATCTACGGCATCGCGGTGCTGTTCATTGTCCTGGCCATTGGGCTGCTCATCTTGCCGGGCCTGTTCAGACGATACCTCCTGGTTCCGGATGTAGTGGCTACCTATTGCTTCTTTGTCATCGGATTGGTCACCCTGTGCGTCTATGTCAACGTCACTTGGCTGCGCCGGAAGTTCCCCTTCAACTGGATAGTCAGCTGCTGCATAGCAGCTTGTCTGGCTCTGGGAACGGTGTGCACCCTTTCAAACCAGCGGACGGGACACGTCCTGCTCCTGAGCATGGAGATTCTTGTCATGAtgtcgctgctcctgctggtcGGCTCATATCTATTGCCCGAATGTCCTGCAGTGGCCTACTTGTTCCTCACTTGGTTCATATTCGTTGTGCTCTCCTCCGTCCTAATGGTCGCCGTTTGTGTCCACGTGTCAGATCAGATGTTCTCCTATGAAGTAGCCATTCACTTTGTGCTCTGGCAAGTTATATGCCCACTGATTGTGTTCCAGGCGCAGGTCATATCCGGCTATTGGGAGAACTTGCCGCCTATCCTGGATAGGCCACTGTGCTCCACGATGCTCCTGTTCGACTTTCTCGCCTGCTACATCTTTCTTGACTCCGCCGATGATGTTGGATTTGAGTTCTACTACGCTGGCCAGTcagaaaatcaaaagtttttgtcCAGATCCGTTAAGAGCCAGTGGGAGATGTTCATGGACTCAAACTAG
- the LOC6732186 gene encoding probable phospholipid-transporting ATPase IIB isoform X2 → MDDATSQNSAATPMTRENIPLLNRQRNRWYLFSCWRKWFRPRELRARTVNLGRVNTEKFPPNEIRNQKYNFITFLPLVLFEQFRFFLNLYFLLMALSQFIPDIRIGYPYTYWGPLGFVLMVTICREAVDDLRRHQRDHEVNSQKYKRLSATNISGYEMVPSSKLKVGDVIIVEKNERVPADLILLRTSDRSGSVFVRTDQLDGETDWKPRLAVPYTQKLSRDSELHSIDASFYVEKPQNDIHSFIATFCMADGSEDTGLSVENTLWANTVVAAGTATGIVIYTGCETRSVMNNSQPRSKVGLLDMEINGLTKVLFCAVLGLSLVMMMLKGFGGPWYRYMFRFVLLFSYIIPISLRVNLDMGKAFYSWQMQNDSNIQGTVVRSTTIPEELGRISYVLTDKTGTLTQNEMVFKKIHLGIVSHDADTFHHIGQMIQKLSGNILQQQQGSLSSSSSGGESNKPMMFGNRMRRPEGWREWEAVRALALCHNVTPVSDDDDNRSVSTASTVTGGNNSPTKSVINIEAPGSTDTEHQYQAASPDEIALVKWTEQVGLTLIARDLNTMTLQVKTPSEDNDILLHYQILQLFPFTSESKRMGIIVRESKTGQITFYLKGADVVMSSIVQYNDWLSEESGNMAREGLRTLVVAKKVLTEEQYSDFETRYNAARLSITDRVAKVAAVTESLERELELLCLTGVEDRLQENVRPTLELLRNAGVRVWMLTGDKLETACCIAKSSQLIGRNQGLHVLRSVKTRTDAHQELNSFRRKQGHALVISGESLEVCLQYYRPEFLELATASPAVVCCRCSPTQKAQVVALIQKHTGKRTCAVGDGGNDVSMIQQADAGVGIEGREGRQASLAGDFSIPQFSHIAKLLLIHGRRSYKRSAALSQFVIHRGLIITTLQAVFSAVFYLSSVALYQGFLMVGYSTLYTMFPVFSLVLDQDITSETAVTYPELYKDLSKGRSLSYKTFFIWVLISIYQGGVIMYGALILFVDEFIHIVAISFSALIMTELIMVALTVRTWHRLMVLAELFSLALYLISLAVLHEYFDWEFIWSYDFLWKVSLITLVSCLPLYIIKFLRKKCSPPSYLKLS, encoded by the exons ATGGATGATGCCACCTCCCAGAACTCGGCTGCAACGCCCATGACGCGCGAGAACATTCCGTTGCTGAATCGCCAGCGAAATCGCTGGTATCTGTTTAG CTGCTGGCGAAAATGGTTCCGGCCACGGGAGCTGAGAGCCCGCACCGTAAATCTCGGACGGGTCAATACGGAGAAGTTCCCACCGAACGAGATCCGGAACCAGAAGTACAACTTCATCACCTTCCTGCCGCTGGTGCTGTTCGAGCAGTTTCGCTTCTTCCTCAACCTGTACTTCCTGCTGATGGCGCTGTCGCAGTTCATTCCGGACATCCGGATCGGCTACCCGTACACCTACTGGGGTCCGCTCGGCTTCGTGCTGATGGTCACCATTTGTCGAGAGGCGGTCGACGATCTGCGTCGCCATCAGCGGGATCACGAGGTAAACTCGCAGAAGTACAAGAGACTGTCGGCCACCAACATCAGCGGCTACGAGATGGTGCCCAGCTCCAAGCTGAAGGTCGGTGACGTCATAATCGTAGAGAAGAACGAGCGCGTGCCAGCGGATCTGATCCTGCTGCGCACCAGCGATCGCAGTGGATCGGTATTCGTTCGTACGGACCAACTGGATGGCGAGACGGACTGGAAACCACGTCTCGCAGTTCCGTATACTCAAAAGCTCAGTCGAGATTCGGAGCTACATAGCATCGATGCCAGTTTTTACGTGGAGAAGCCACAGAACGACATTCACAGCTTCATCGCCACCTTCTGCATGGCAGACGGCAGCGAAGACACCGGTCTCAGTGTGGAGAATACTCTGTGGGCCAACACCGTCGTAGCCGCAGGAACAGCCACAGGAATTGTCATATATACTGGCTGCGAAACGCGCAGCGTGATGAATAACTCACAGCCAAGGTCCAAAGTTGGACTGCTAGACATGGAGATTAACGGATTGACTAAG GTTCTGTTCTGCGCCGTGCTTGGACTGTCGCTAGTCATGATGATGCTTAAGGGTTTCGGCGGTCCTTGGTACAGATACATGTTCCGCTTCGTTCTGCTCTTCTCCTACATCATTCCAATCAGTCTGCGTGTCAATTTGGACATGGGAAAGGCGTTCTACTcatggcaaatgcaaaacgaCTCGAACATCCAGGGAACTGTAGTGAGATCGACCACCATACCCGAAGAATTGGGACGAATCTCTTATGTTTTGACCGACAAGACgggcacactcacacaaaacGAGATGGTGTTCAAGAAGATCCACTTGGGCATTGTATCGCACGATGCAGACACTTTTCATCACATAGGGCAGATGATACAGAAGCTATCGGGAAACAttctgcaacagcagcagggtAGTTTATCGAGTTCGAGCAGCGGCGGAGAGTCGAACAAGCCAATGATGTTTGGCAACAGGATGCGTCGCCCGGAGGGATGGCGGGAATGGGAGGCGGTGCGAGCACTGGCCCTGTGTCACAATGTTACACCGGTAagcgatgacgacgacaacCGATCCGTGTCCACGGCATCGACCGTTACCGGCGGTAACAACTCGCCAACCAAATCTGTGATAAACATCGAGGCACCTGGCAGTACGGACACAGAGCATCAGTATCAGGCTGCGTCTCCAGACGAGATTGCACTAGTGAAGTGGACTGAGCAGGTGGGACTGACCCTGATTGCCAGGGATCTCAACACGATGACGTTGCAGGTGAAGACCCCCAGCGAAGACA ATGACATTCTTCTGCACTATCAAATCTTGCAGCTTTTCCCATTCACCAGCGAGAGCAAGCGTATGGGAATTATAGTGCGTGAGAGCAAAACGGGTCAGATAACGTTCTACCTGAAGGGTGCCGACGTGGTTATGTCTAGTATTGTGCAGTACAACGACTGGCTTAGCGAGGAGTCAGGAAACATGGCTAGGGAGGGTCTTCGCACTCTTGTTGTGGCTAAGAAGGTTCTCACCGAGGAACAGTACTCTGACTTTGAGACGCGCTACAATGCTGCACGACTGAGCATTACTGATCGTGTCGCCAAAGTGGCGGCAGTCACTGAATCCCTTGAGCGTGAACTGGAACTGCTCTGTTTGACAGGAGTAGAGGATCGTCTGCAGGAGAACGTACGACCAACGCTGGAGCTACTGCGCAATGCCGGAGTTCGCGTTTGGATGCTAACGGGCGACAAGCTGGAGACTGCTTGCTGTATTGCCAAGTCCTCACAGCTGATTGGCCGGAACCAGGGACTCCATGTTTTGCGTTCCGTAAAGACGCGTACCGATGCTCACCAGGAGCTCAACAGCTTCCGGCGTAAGCAGGGTCATGCACTGGTCATCTCAGGCGAATCCCTCGAGGTTTGCCTGCAGTATTACAGACCAGAGTTCCTGGAGCTGGCCACGGCCTCACCGGCTGTCGTTTGCTGTCGCTGCTCGCCCACACAGAAAGCACAGGTGGTGGCCCTCATCCAAAAGCACACAGGCAAACGAACCTGTGCCGTGGGTGACGGTGGCAACGATGTCAGCATGATTCAGCAGGCGGACGCTGGAGTTGGAATTGAAGGACGCGAGGGAAGACAAGCCTCGCTGGCCGGTGATTTCAGCATTCCGCAGTTCTCGCACATCGCCAAGCTCCTGCTTATCCACGGCCGCAGGAGCTACAAGCGATCGGCGGCACTATCCCAGTTCGTTATCCACCGCGGCTTGATCATAACCACATTGCAGGCGGTCTTCTCAGCGGTATTCTACCTCAGCTCGGTTGCTTTGTATCAGGGCTTTCTCATGGTCGGTTACTCGACGCTGTACACTATGTTCCCGGTGTTCTCATTGGTGCTGGATCAGGATATCACATCGGAGACGGCCGTCACATACCCAGAGCTTTACAAGGATTTGTCAAAAGGACGCAGTCTAAGCTACAAGACCTTCTTTATATGGGTACTAATTAGCATATACCAAGGCGGCGTTATCATGTACGGAGCATTAATACTCTTTGTGGACGAGTTTATCCACATTGTGGCGATCAGTTTCTCGGCATTAATCATGACTGAGCTCATCATGGTGGCACTCACCGTGCGTACTTGGCATAG GTTAATGGTGCTAGCGGAACTATTCAGTTTAGCGCTTTATCTCATTTCATTGGCCGTGTTACATGAGTATTTCG ACTGGGAGTTTATTTGGTCGTATGATTTTCTGTGGAAGGTTTCTCTCATCACGCTGGTCTCCTGCCTACCATTGTACATAATCAAGTTCTTGCGTAAGAAATGTTCGCCGCCCTCTTACTTGAAGCTCTCTTAG